The Brassica oleracea var. oleracea cultivar TO1000 chromosome C7, BOL, whole genome shotgun sequence sequence NNNNNNNNNNNNNNNNNNNNNNNNNNNNNNNNNNNNNNNNNNNNNNNNNNNNNNNNNNNNNNNNNNNNNNNNNNNNNNNNNNNNNNNNNNNNNNNNNNNNNNNNNNNNNNNNNNNNNNNNNNNNNNNNNNNNNNNNNNNNNNNNNNNNNNNNNNNTAGGGAGATTAAGGGTGATTAGGTTAGAGCTAGGATGTTTTAGTGTAGATCATTCATATTTCCTTGCTAGCAGAGTGAACCTAATGCATCTTCTGAGTTGGCCACTCAGTTGTTGATCCTTAGGCATTTCTCACCCGAAAGGTGTTCGAGGAAATGCCCGAGACAACTCTTCCTAGCTTTTAGCATACTTTGTCAAAGACATTTGTTGTTAGAGGTGCTAAGATAACCATTGGACTTGCTAGTTATGATTACTTTCATATTATTCAACCAAAGACATTTGATGCTTGGATTGTGTTAGTAAATGAACATTCATCTAGACATAGAGTTTGTTTAGGATTGTGTCTAAGTTTAAGGTTGATAGTTTGATTGATCGTTTGCCATCATTAGTTCGAAACTTGATCACCCGAGGTGTAATCCCTATATCCATGAGTTCTCTTTTCCCATAGTTAAGAAAATATCATTTAGTTATTCCTTTTAGTTAGTTATAGTTTAAAAACCCTTTTAAAAACCATTGGTTGCACTTAGATTAAGTGATTACTTGCATTCTCGGTGCTTTCATATCTCTCAGAACTGGTTCGACAATCATTTATACTACAACATTTGTCTTAGGAGCCTTGAAAACTCCTAACACCAAGGAGCAAACCATTCATCAGTTTTTTCCAAACTTGACTCGAGTATAAGCAAGAATAGAACAAATGATTTCTTGTCTCCATTTCTTGTTTGCACAGCACACATACATGATCAATGGCCGGATTCCATTTTAACATTCTGTCACACGTTGACAATCTATCTTGTATTGCTGTCCAAACATGAAACGAGTATTTTGGTGTTGCATGTTTGAACCAGACACCTTTGCTCCATTCATGTATTATGTACTCCTTTCTAATCATTTGCCAAGTGTTTTCTGATGAAAAGGAAGGCTTATAACTCTCTGCATTAATCTTCCATAAAGCAATATCTTCAACTTGCAGATTCTCAGACTTTATTTTTTTCCATTTCCTCCTCCACTCTATTCAAGATCACTATGCGATGATTTCTTCTATTATGAATCTGAATAGCTTCTGCGATTGTTAAGTTTTCTGGTATGCACATATCAACATATCCCAATAGATCCTTTAAGCGTCCTATGCTGCTCCAATGATCATACCAGAATGAAGTAGAAGCACCACTCTTAACTCCTATCCGATGATAACTTTCTTGCAGCCTCTCTTGTCCTAAGAATTTTCCTCCACATCCATGATCCTGCTGTAGAACTCTCTTTATAGACCAAAATGAACCTTTTATGATTAAGTAAACCTGGATCCATTTCACCCATAGAGAAAGGATTCTCCAAATTAAATTAAGACAAGATACTTCATTGACTTCCTTTAAAGGTCTTATTTCCAAACCTCCTTCTTCTTTTTTTGTACAAACTTCCTTCCATTCAACTTTTGACTTCTTTAAATTTAGGTTGGGACCTGACCATAAAAAGACTGCACTTAGCTTTCCTATCTTTTATTAAGCATTGTTTAGGCAAACTAAATGCTGAGAGCCAGAAGTTTGTCAAACTCATAATGACTGATTTGATTAACTGAAGTGTTTCTGCGTAAGAGATAAACATTCCATTCCAATTACACATCTTAGTCCTGACCTTCTCCATCAATGGTGTATAATCTGCTACTGTCATCTTCTTTGTGAGCAGAGGTAAGCCCAAATATCGAACTGGAAGCTGGCCTGCTGCCAGTGCCAGTCCGGACTTACCTGGTGCCTAAAGCGTACTTAAAAAATATGACTCTTCAATATATTAATTTTTGCTTTATTTTTGTTATTTAATAAAATAGCATTAATTCATATTAAAATTTATTTATTTTTAAAAGAAAAATATGAAAAGCTTATTTTATGAAGTTTTGTTTTATTTTCTCAAAAATTATTTGTCAGCATCGAATGTTAAAATTTCACAATAATTTTTTGTTTATTAAAATTTCATTTTTAAGCAATATATAGAAACCAACAAAAAGAAAAAGAAAAATGAAAATTTACATGACATATGCAGCTATTCCGATGGATATCAATTAAAACAAACTTGGAATATGAAGAATAGATCATTTGAGTTGATTGTTATAACTTCTTCAGCTATTATAGCAAAGATCAACGCAAGAAATACACAAAAGAAGTCAAGAAAATAAATTTTTGTTAGTTGTTACTAATACATAGGTTTGTTATTTGCCAAAAAAAGATTTTGTTTAATTAAATCTATTTATCTAATGTCACTCAATTTAATATAAGATGTATAAATAAAGAAACTAGTTGTTAGATTAAGTATTTTTTTTGTCGGCAGATTAAGTAACTAACCGTCTCTATTTGTATCCATGAATAAATCATATTAAATTATTAGTATTATCAAAAAGGACAATATTATCAAAAAAGGAAGAAAAGAAAGTACGGGTGGAACTCGTGTCTTGTTGCCCAAGAGGATAAGGTTAAATGCACTAAACTAAGGTGAACTTTAAGAAATTTGGTGCCCATGAAATATTTATTATATTTGGTGCCTAAAGCCCTCGCTTTATGGGCTTTAGCCCAGGGCCGGCCCTGCTGCAAATGAGAAATTTTCAAGAATAGCAGTCTGATTTTCAAGAGTAATCCCAACCATGTATAATGTTGATTTCTCCACATTGATTTTCAACCCTGAAAGCTTTGCAAATTCATCAAACACCAGAAGTATTTCTTCCACTGATCTCTTCTGTCCATCTGTAAACACCATTATGTCATCAGCAAAGCATAAGTGCGTCAATGAAGCATTCTTGCATATTGGGAGGTATCCAACCAATCTATCAGTAGCTGCCTTATCCAAAATTTTTGAGAGGACATTCATGCATATTACAAACAGCGAAGATGATAACGCACATCCTTGTCTTAACCCTCTGTTGCTGTTGAAATATCCTGCAAGTTCCCCATTTACTTGAACCAAAAATGATGATGTTGTAACACACAATCGGATCCAGTGAATATACTCATTTGGGAATCCAAGAGCTTCCAATGTTGCTAGAAGAAAAGGTCATTGTACTGAATCAAAAGCTTTGAAAATATCTATCTTCACTGTACACCTTGGTGATATCTCTGTCTTGTGATAGTCTTTGACTAATTACGTGGCTAATAAGAGGTTCTCCATTAACAACCTATCCTTGACAAAAGCCGACTGATTCCAAGTGATGAACTTAGGCATTATTCCTTTAAGCCTATTAGCTAAAATCTTAGATATCACCTTATAGATCACATTACAACACGATATTGGCCTATAATCCTTCATCTCCTTTGCTTTTTTTTTTGAATTAAAGCAAGTATTGTAGAATTGATACCTTTAGGTAAGAAAACTTTTATGAAGAACGATTGTACAGCCACAACCACATCATTCCCAATTATTGGTCAGGCTGCTTTGAAGAATTCAGTAGTCTATCCAGTGATTTATTTGATGACATCTTGAATATTACAGCTTTAACTTTCTCCGATGTAACTTTCTTTATCAAGCTCACTTTATCTTCTTCACTATATTTGAATTGAAGCAAACTTTCCAGACTTTCAACACTAGGTGCTTCATAATCTGGTGGCTTACGAGTGAGGAAATCAGTAAAGAACCTCTCTGCTTCCTTTTTTATTGCTTTACTAGATTTGGTCATGTGCGTTGCAACGGACTTTATTTGATATTTTAATTTAATAAAAAATATTAAAAAATTATTTTATTATTTTTTAAAAATTGTTTTTGCATATTTGTTAAACATTAAAAATTGTTTCAGTTAATATTTGTTAGGGTTAGAAAAAACATCCAAAAGTAAAAATTTAAACCGGATCCAACACAAAATAATAATTATAATGAAACAAAAAGAAATTTAGAAGTTAAATAAGGTCAAGAAGAAATGACAACATTATACACTTTCTTATGTACTAATTTAATATTTTATTAAGCTTATCTAATGTTAAATAATTTTCTTGATTCATTATATATTAATGATATATTTTCATAATAAAATTTTAATTAAAATGAATTATAAACTACTACATATCAAACATGTGTTTGATTTTCGTATAACCAAACACATAAATACCAATCACGACAACATCCTAAGTTTTGATTTTTGATAATTTAATAGCTTTACCATCATACTTGTCATCAAATATTTTTTTTAAATACTATCAAGTAGGTATGTTTACTTTTGTTAGGATTTACAATTAAAAAAAAAAGAAAAACTATCAAATAATTTTTTATATTTTTGTTTAGGATTATAGAAAAAGAAAAGTATTATCATATAAACTTTTACAATTATCTTCTGTTTAGAATTTCAAAAAAATCTTATTCCTATCAAATAATTATTTCTAGTTACTATTAAATAATTTTAAATTATGATTTTTACGGTTCATATCAATACTATTTTTTACACTTCATTTTTAATTAAATAATTTTTAGTATCATGTTGATCATCAAATTTTCTATACTATCAAATAACTTCTTACAATTCTTTTTATACAAATCACTTATTTTATAGTTAGTTTTTCTATTCGATTTTTATTAAATAATTTCTTGTACTTGTAGGATTTTATAATTCGTTTTTTATTTAAACCTTTTAAAAAAAAAAGATAATATGTTCTCTTATAATATCTTTCTTTAGTATCTTTAAAGATGAAAAATATACAAAATATTTTAAAAAGAAAAAAAATACTTTCAAATAGCTTTTTACAATTATTCTTTGTTTATAGAATTTTCAAAAATTAAATTTAATATCAAATATTTTAAAAATATTATAAAAAGAGCCATACAAATATAACTGTAAAAGGCTACGTAATAGTAATTTTCCTTTTCTTAACTACTAAAAAGAATAATTAACTATATTTTTCTAATAATTTTTCTTTTCTAGTGTCCAAAATAATGTAATAAATTTTTTTTTCTAAATCTTTTTAAATCCTAATAAAAGAGAATTGTAACATATTTTTGACACATGTCACAATCTTAATAAATTAACTCACACATATCGCGATCATGTTATTTAACAACTTTGAAGAACTAAACTTTATATAATAATAATGTTATTTAGCAACTTTGAAGAACTAGACTTTATATAATAATAATTTTCCTTTTTTAGTGTCCAAAATAATGTAATAATTTTTTTTTTTCTAAATCTTTTTAAATCTTAATAAAAGAGAATTGTAACATATTTTTGACACATGTCACAATCTTAATAAATTAACTGACACATATCGCGATTATGCTATTTAGCAATTTTGAAGAACTAAACTTTATATAATAAGATATGTTCCATGTGAGTGTTTTCGTATCTACACTTCACCTTAGTTTTGAACTCTTGATATCGGCTTATTGGGCCTAATCGAGACGGCCCATTATCTAGAGCCGGCTATTCGGTTTCCCCTTCCCGGCGCTGAAAATCTACATCCCCACCGTTGTAGCCAGCCGCTGCCTTCTCTCTCTCGTCGAAAGAAGCAATGGCCTCTTACGCTACGTTACTGGAGAAAACTCGAGTCCCTCAACCTTCAATACAGAGACTAGCTGTGATCTCCGTCTTCTCCAAGTTCCGATCTGCTCCAGAGTCCGAATCCGAAACCGGGAGAGAAGCTATCTCCTTCTGCTTAACCTCCGAATCTATCACCGTCGTCGATCAATCCGTTCGTGAGCTATGCCGATTAGTATCAGACTCCGTTCTGGACCTCTCCCGCGGTTTGCTCGAGCTTCAATCCGCACTCGAAGGATGCGACTCGAAACTGGTTCCTCTCTTTGTGAAAGGCTTAGGGTTCTTGATTCGAATAGGTTACGAACAGAAACATGGGAATTGGAAGTTAAATTCTACTGAGAATCATCCCTTTGTGAGGGTATGTGATATATAGTGAATAATTGAGTCGAAATTAGCAAGCCTTTGATGCTTTCTCCTTGTTGTTGGTTTGTTGCAGATACTTTCTTGCAGAGTGGAGACACAGACGGAGCTTCTTCACCAAGTATCACTCTTTGTGATGCGTAATCGGCGATTGGGGATGGTGGGAGTATGTGAATTTCTGGAGCCGTTCTTGAATTTTGTAATATTACGTGTCCCATTTACAGATTCATCCCCGTCTTTGTTTGTGAGGGAGTTAATCTCGTCAATGGCTTCCCTTTGTTGCTCATGCCGTCACGAAGCACTGCCAGTGTTCAGATTGGTTATGCGGTGTCTTAAGTATATCCCAGGGAAGAACTCGGAAGTAAGTATTTATTATTTGACAGTCATTTTGATGAATGCTTATAGGACCAAGTATTAAATTTCTGAGACTATTCAGGATAATAGAAATTTCAGCTGCATTGTCAAGACTCTAGTGGATGCTTACACTGTGGTTGCGAGAGACTTGGTTGGAACTAGATTGGTATGTGCCGATTGCGTCATAACTTCATCTTGATCTTTGCGCTCTTTTCGGACATGTTTTCATTTATTTAGTGCTAGCAGGAAGTAATAGAAGTTCATGTGCTTGGTGTTCAACTGGTAGATACCGTGCTTTTGCTTTGTGCCTCTCCTCATGTCCAGAACACTGAGCAAGAGGCTGTGATCGAATCGTTGAGGCACTTGTTAGCTGTTCAGAAAGACCTTGGATTACCATATTCACGTGATTTATCTTTGGTGGTTCTCTCGTTACTTTTCATGCTTGCCAAGTCCAGTGTCGAGCATGAGCAACTCTCTATTTTGAAGTTGCTGCTTTTCCTGCTTAAATGGAAAAGTGAAAATGGTATATCTGTGCTCAATCTTTCTTGTTATTACACTCTTAAACTTTTCATTGTCTAATATCGTAGTAGCTTATTTACTCCAATCAACTTGGTCTGTCCTGCTGTTGTTGACTCCATGTTTCCTTCTTATTTTGGCAAAATAGTTTGATGTATGCATTTTCTGTTGACTGAGAATTGCTTCTTTTCAATTCTTTTGTAGAAAACTTCTCGGTTAGAGATGCAGCTTGTTCAAGTGTGGAACCTCTATTATTGTTCCCTATCATCGCGCTGATGTCTTCTCCTTCTAAATCAGTCAAAGGAGCAGCAAGTAAGGTTCTTTCCATCGTAGAAAATGTCTTGGTAACAATGTCAAATGCACCAAAGAGTGAGGTCCACACAAGTGAGGGAGATTCACCACTCAGCAGAGTGGGCTCTGTCGTATTTAGGATCATGCAGCAACTCTGGCATCAGGTTTAATTCCTGTTGGGTAACCTGCTATTTTATTTGGAAATCTGTGTATATTGATAAGTTAGATAGATCCCTTCGAGGGTTGTTGAGAGAAAAGCATGTTTATTTTGATTTATGTCCATATCAAAGTGTTTCTCAGTTCTCAAAAGAGTCAAGTTGCTCTCTGAGTCTTTGAATGTTCTTTTTTTTCAGAATGACTATGCACCTTCCACATCCTCCTTCCTCAGAATGACTTACATCAATGGAGGTGAATCACAGGAAACTTATCCTGGATCAGTGACTTGGAATTCACTACTTAGGGAACATGCTAAACGGTTATGTGATAGAAAGAAGTTATCTGCATCGTTTTATCTTTCGCAAGAGATACCTATTTTACTTGGTGCAGTTACGGGTGTCTTAGTGATGCATCCATCCCTAGGACCTGATGCTATTGACTCTTTGACTGCCGTTGGTGGCATTGATCCTAAGATGAGTGTCCCACTGTTGCTAGTTGTTCTATATTACAGCAACTTGTTATCTCGAACTAACCTCCCGTGTCAGAGTCTATTGGTGAGTCTACTCTCATTCATTTTCTGCTAATTTCCAAGTACTTGTATCATATATTTTATATTTTTTTTAGTCTAGTCCCGATTGTATTTATTTGACTTGCAGTCGAAACTTCTGGGGTTGCTCCCATCACTTGCTGCGCAACAGGTGATGATTCCACTTGTAGTTCAGACGATTACACCAATGCTACACAAGGATGCGAAAGGGTCAGTGCATCTTTTACGGATGATTTTTCAGTGTATTTTTTCTATCCTGTTAATGATATAGTTGATTCTGGGTTGAAACCGTTACTTGGTGCTTGTAAAACTCAATTTCACATTTGCTCTTTGGTAAACGGGTAGCCTTCGTAAACAGTTATCGGTTGTTTCTTTAGTTTTTCAGATTCTAGGATTATGATAGATTATAAAAGTTAGATTTGGAAGCCAAAAGATTATGTGATCTTTAATGCATTAGCTTGCATTTACCAATCTTGTTGAGTTGGGTTACTGTACTTGACTTTTTTTTTGTTCCGATAATGCCATGCAAGGTAGTTTACATGTGTGACTCTGATGATGGTTTATTTTAGTCTGTTGTATGCTACAGCCATCAGATTACTTTGCCAAACCTGGGTAGTCAATGACCGTGCCTTTTCGAGTCTGCAAGTAAGCTATTCTATACCACCATTCACTTTTGCTTAACATTGACAAAGTCGTTTTGCGCATGCTTGTACTCTTTGTTTTTGATGTATTTGTATGGTTTTTATTATTTAAATACTTAGGAGGTATTACGTCCGAAAGGATTTAAAGACTTCATTTCCGAGAGACATATCTGCATAAGTATGGCTGCTTCCATTGAGGACGTATGCAAGAGACACCCTGATAGGGGTGTAGACTTAATCTTGTCCGTTCAGGTATATTCTCTCAAGTGATGTTTGCTAGTACTGCTTTGGCTTATATTGAAACTTTGGAGTGCATTCAAAAATCTCTACTGGAATCATACTTTGATAGGCCTGTATAGAAAGCCAAGACTTTTCAGTTCGAGCATTTGGTTTTCAGAGTCTTTCCCATCTGTGTGAAGCCGATGTCATTGGTACTCCCTTGATGCTTGCTTGCGGTAGTTAATTCCTTTGTATTTCCTTCAAAACTTCTACTTTTTCCATCCAGATTTCTATACAGCATGGGGTGTCATTGAGAAACATGCTCAAAACATCAAACTAGATCCTCTTCTGGCTTGCAGGTTAGCAGCGCTCATATCCCAAACCATATACATGCACGATTGAGTGGTGAATGGATCTTGTATAAATTGTTATTTGAGGTGTCTGAAAAAGATTTGATAATATGTTGCAGTGCATGCCTTCTCCTAAAGTGGGGTGCAATGGATGCCGAAGTATACCCTGAAGATGCAGAAAAGGTTCTCAACATTTTGTGGGAAATTGGGAGCTCTATGCAGATACCTAAGGATTCTCAATGGACAAAGGCAAGAGTCTCTGCCTTAATGGCCCTTGGTCAATACGAGGTATGTATGGAATTTATGTGCCTTTTATGTCTTCTTTTAGGTGTATTCCCGGCCATCTATGGTTTCCGTTGGTTCTAATTCCTAATGTCTACATTTTTATCCAATTCCGATCCATGTTTTTCAGGTATCATTTCTGGAAAAGCAAATTTCTGACTTCAACAAGAAATGTGCATATTTGCTCTTCTCGGAGACAGATGTAAGAATTCTGAATGCTATAGAAGACCTTTCAGTCAAGATCATGATTCACGAGCACAGGTATAGAACTTGTAACTTACTGACTTTTACTTGCTTAAATCCTCATTAGCAGCATATTAATACTGCTTCTTTTTTTGACCTTTCAGCGTCCGGCGTAGATATGTGAGAGAGAAGAAAGTTTCTGGTAGTAAGATTGAGAAGCTGCTGGATGTGATACCTCAGGTCATTTTCCCTCCAGGTATAGTTAATTATTGATATTCTGTTGGAATAGGTAATTAACATTTTGAGATGGGAGGGGTGCCTAGAAATTTTTACTGGTGCATATTTTGCATAATAACTAACTTTCTTTGTAATTATCCTTCTCGCTAAATATTTGTAATAATCAGTTTTGTAAATTACTTGGTACTCCGCTTGAACTAAGTACACATGACCATTTGACCCACAGGGAAAAGAATCAAGACTGGAGAACTACCTGGTGCGGCATTATTATGTCTATCTTTTAGTCCCAAAGATGTGAAGCTTGGGTCATCTAAAGTAAGAATATTTAATGTTCCGCAAGTAGAATTTCCAAATACTTCAGCGTACTGCCGTACTGAGTTGCATGCTTCTGATCGCAGAGCTTTCATGATATACATGGTCAATTCGAGGAGGCATTTAAAGTCGTTGCCAAATCTCTTCAGCTCTCAAGAAACATTTCCCTTGCGCTTATCTCATTGCAATCGCTGAAAGCTTTTATGTCGCGTTGGATGAGAGCTAATATATTGTCCATTGGTGCAATGGCTACAGAATCATCATCTGATAAAACTTTTAAAGCTGCAAACAACATCATGAAGGTTTGTGATGATGTCTTTCTGTAACTGCTTGGTTCAAATTTTCCGTTTTTAAGTGTTCGAACTTATATTGAGATGCTGTTGTGTTGTTTCATGTAGAGTTTGGTATACATGGCTGAAGAAACTCTTCCTAGGTCTGCAGAAAACATAGCACTGGCGCTGGGTGCACTATGTGCAGTAAGATTTTAAATAAACGTGCTTCCATATGTAGTGGCGAGTTTCAATATATAATTTTTAATCTCTTTGTTGTGTCAGGTTTTGCCAGCTGCTGCTCATAATATTAAAGCATCTGCTTCAAAATTTCTGCTGGGTTGGCTATTGGAGCATGAGCATGAACACCGTCAGTGGACTGCTGGTATATCTCTTGGATTGATTTCGTCGTCTCTACATGTGACTGACCACAAGCAGAAATTTCAAAATATATCTGGACTTCTTGAGGTACTTTCTATACCTGAGAGTTATTGCATTTAGATGAAAATTCCTATAGAGCTAAGTCTTTTATGAAGCGCATACTGAGTACTATATCTGAAGACTATGCATGCGAAATCAATCTTGGGTCTTTCCCACTCCTTACATGATAGTTTTAAATTTTGTAGTCAACATGCAGCTAGAATACTTCCTATTATGTTTCTAATTGACTTGAAAATCGCTTTCAGGTTTTGTGTAGCAGTAAAAGCACTCTTGTAAAAGGAGCCTGTGGGGTTGGATTAGGATTTTCATGCCAAGATCTGCTTACACGGACTGAAGCCTCTGTGAGCTCTGATGTAGACAGTGAGTCCTACAAGAAACAAGAAGAAGGGCTCTTAGGAAGGATAGTGAGGTTGCTCTCTTCAGTATTACATCATTTCCTACGCACTCCGTGTGATACCCTAGAAAGCTTGTCTGCACTATTCCCACTTGGAAAGGAAGACAACATTACACGCCTAACTCACCTGCTGGACGAAAATTCTGATGATTTTGATGATGATATATGGGGTATTGCTGGACTCATCATAGGTTTGGGGATGTCAGTTTGTGCAATATACAGAGCTGGGAAGAAAGATGCTGTTGTAAAAATTAAAAACCTTATCGTATCATGGATTCCATATGCAGATTCTCCTCAGCAAACTTCAGGTTCTAATAGTAACGTAACAGTGAGAATTTTTTCAGCTGGTTCCTGCCTTGCACTCCCACTGGTGATCACTTTCTGTCAAAAAGTGGAACTGTTTGAAGCACACGAGGTGGATAATCTGATCAGTTGTTACAAGGACCTTATTTCTGAGTTGCTAATTGTTAAAACGTATGGTGCTTTTCATAAGAGTTTGTTGATGGCTTCCTGTATTGGGGCTGGAGACCTCCTGGGTTCTGTTCTGAATGAAGGTATCCACCCTGTGGAGATTGAGCCTTTAAAAGGCTTATTAGAACTGTTCAAGACATGTTACTCTGGGCTTTACCCACCGGTTGTTCACTTTGGTGGCATGCTCGGAGTTGTTAACGTATTAGGAGCAGGTGCTGGTGATTTGGTGTTTTCCCATCCTGTACCCCGTGCTCCTTCAAGTTCTGAGGAAAACGTAAGTTCTCTGATCTATCTTTCTGAAGATCCTTACTCGTTTATTCGCTAAATGCGAATGGGCTCCTAACATCCGTTTATATTGCTACAGAAAATCTCTTATTTATCAGGTCCCGTGCTTTCAAATTCATATTTAACTCAGCAGTTGACACCATTTGTGCAAGAAATATTCCTTATCGCACAAGATACGAAGGATCGCCAGCAGCAACATTATGCTGCATGGGCCATCTCATTTCTTAGGAATTACTTGCGGTCCAGGGATGCGTCAAGTGTAGGCAATGAAATCCAATCTAGCGATTCTCACCGAAATCCCATTTCTCACAATGTTCCTGAGCATGCCATGGTCATGAAACTTGCGCAAGGCCTGACGAATCCAAATTTGCCTTTGGTACGTCTGCTTAAAAGACTTTTGATAGTTCTAACCTTCTATATTCCTTGAAGATGATTTAGTTCAGAATAGAGATCTCAATCTATTCTCCTACTTATTTTAATCTTTGTTGCAATTTAGACGGGTAGCTCTCTGAATATTGGCGCACTGTCAAGTGCTTTGCGGTGTTTGTCTCATGCTCCGAGATTGCCAAACTTGGATTGGGGGGCAACAATAAGGCGATTAATGAGACAAGAGAACCAGCTTGATGTACCGCAATCAGGATTTATTCCCA is a genomic window containing:
- the LOC106306054 gene encoding protein RST1 isoform X1, producing the protein MASYATLLEKTRVPQPSIQRLAVISVFSKFRSAPESESETGREAISFCLTSESITVVDQSVRELCRLVSDSVLDLSRGLLELQSALEGCDSKLVPLFVKGLGFLIRIGYEQKHGNWKLNSTENHPFVRILSCRVETQTELLHQVSLFVMRNRRLGMVGVCEFLEPFLNFVILRVPFTDSSPSLFVRELISSMASLCCSCRHEALPVFRLVMRCLKYIPGKNSEDNRNFSCIVKTLVDAYTVVARDLVGTRLEVIEVHVLGVQLVDTVLLLCASPHVQNTEQEAVIESLRHLLAVQKDLGLPYSRDLSLVVLSLLFMLAKSSVEHEQLSILKLLLFLLKWKSENENFSVRDAACSSVEPLLLFPIIALMSSPSKSVKGAASKVLSIVENVLVTMSNAPKSEVHTSEGDSPLSRVGSVVFRIMQQLWHQNDYAPSTSSFLRMTYINGGESQETYPGSVTWNSLLREHAKRLCDRKKLSASFYLSQEIPILLGAVTGVLVMHPSLGPDAIDSLTAVGGIDPKMSVPLLLVVLYYSNLLSRTNLPCQSLLSKLLGLLPSLAAQQVMIPLVVQTITPMLHKDAKGSVHLLRMIFQSIRLLCQTWVVNDRAFSSLQEVLRPKGFKDFISERHICISMAASIEDVCKRHPDRGVDLILSVQACIESQDFSVRAFGFQSLSHLCEADVIDFYTAWGVIEKHAQNIKLDPLLACSACLLLKWGAMDAEVYPEDAEKVLNILWEIGSSMQIPKDSQWTKARVSALMALGQYEVSFLEKQISDFNKKCAYLLFSETDVRILNAIEDLSVKIMIHEHSVRRRYVREKKVSGSKIEKLLDVIPQVIFPPGKRIKTGELPGAALLCLSFSPKDVKLGSSKSFHDIHGQFEEAFKVVAKSLQLSRNISLALISLQSLKAFMSRWMRANILSIGAMATESSSDKTFKAANNIMKSLVYMAEETLPRSAENIALALGALCAVLPAAAHNIKASASKFLLGWLLEHEHEHRQWTAGISLGLISSSLHVTDHKQKFQNISGLLEVLCSSKSTLVKGACGVGLGFSCQDLLTRTEASVSSDVDSESYKKQEEGLLGRIVRLLSSVLHHFLRTPCDTLESLSALFPLGKEDNITRLTHLLDENSDDFDDDIWGIAGLIIGLGMSVCAIYRAGKKDAVVKIKNLIVSWIPYADSPQQTSGSNSNVTVRIFSAGSCLALPLVITFCQKVELFEAHEVDNLISCYKDLISELLIVKTYGAFHKSLLMASCIGAGDLLGSVLNEGIHPVEIEPLKGLLELFKTCYSGLYPPVVHFGGMLGVVNVLGAGAGDLVFSHPVPRAPSSSEENKISYLSGPVLSNSYLTQQLTPFVQEIFLIAQDTKDRQQQHYAAWAISFLRNYLRSRDASSVGNEIQSSDSHRNPISHNVPEHAMVMKLAQGLTNPNLPLTGSSLNIGALSSALRCLSHAPRLPNLDWGATIRRLMRQENQLDVPQSGFIPKDTSLREECLKFSLAHASEFDELLTFLDELSELSRFKALEQSLQSCLLCHLGDLMRMFSGSRVDKLFDDISCFVISLSSDQVYNCDQKSSLRVSCWKGLSQCLEGTSFESSEYITKIEKCIELLFSVLPVASQSPKVDQMGSVKEWSEAVRCLQQSHRDWLHKFLQVSSLETDFQGNLKKIQAKAKLARLGAIPFSELGKLKAIILNCEESDIWDVHAEIVAALHHAEGGIKRQWLIDAVEISCVSSYPSNAIFFVGLLSSICCKYMPFLTLDRSTVLRDMSVTVSSLLSDPNWEVVAEPFISFLWTSLERVYSFATDSDANAKLSSQQIEQIERDHAPMLVKVMHHICVVFRDHLPLEKQLRLAAMMVVP